Within the Candidatus Saccharibacteria bacterium oral taxon 488 genome, the region CGGTCATTGGCAAGGGCGGCGAGGTGATTAACAAGATCACCAGCGAGACTGGCGCCGAGGTTGATATTAAGGAAGACGGCTTGATCACCATCGCCAGCCCGAATGGCGAATCGATCGAGAAAGCTCTCAATTGGATTAAAAGCCTGGTTGAGGAGCCGGAAGTTGGCAAAATCTATGAGGGCAAGGTGGTCAGTATCAAAGATTTCGGAGCCTTCGTGAATATTCTGCCGGGAGTTGACGGGATGGTGCACATCTCGAAGCTGGCCGATCATCGCGTGGCTAAGGTGACTGATGTGGTCAAGGAAGGACAAACCGTTCGCGTGAAAATCACTGGCATCGATGAGCGCGGTAAGATTAACTTGACGATGATCGGGTTGTAACTTTTGCTTTTTAGCAAAGTACGCTACAATAGGAGAATATAAGACTAATTGAGGGGGATTATGGACGATAAGAATAATAAAAACGTACCACAACCGACAGCAACACCGCCAGCAGCAAATGAGCAGGCTGCTCCAGTAGTACCACAGCCAGTACCATCGGCTCCACAATCGCAGCAGCCGCTGCAGCAGGGTGTGCCAATGCAGCCCAAAAAGGGCTTGAGCAAGGGTGCGCTATGGGGTATCATCGGTGGCTCAATTGGTTTGATAGTCATTGTCGTTGGTATCGTGTTGGCAGTTATATTCCTTGGTGGGCCATCAAAGGCTGATTACCAAGAAGCTGCTAAGGCCATGAAAGAGTTTGACGGCAACAGCCTCAACTCGGCACTCAAGTCGTCGAATGCTGATAACGCAAAGAAGCTGATTGAAGAGGCGGTGGAGCGTGCTGATACAATGATGAAAAAACTTGATGCATCAAAGATTATGCGCGACGAGGAGACCAAAAAATCTTTCGGTGAATACAAGACTGCCTACGAAAAAGTACGCCCGAATTTGCTTGCCATTGCCAGTCTGATAGGAGATATGAAGGACTTTTCTAAGAAGTGCGCACCAAGCTTCTTCGGCTATGTCGGTAAGTCAGGAGACGAAGTAAAGAAGCTCTACGATGAAAAGATGAGCGACTGCTATAAGCTGCTCGATAACGTTGCCAAATCAGAACAGAAAGAAGCACAGGACTTTGGCAAGCAAATGAAAGAGTATTACAAGTTGCTGGGTGATTACTTCGTGGCACGCGCTAATAAAGACTACACTACTCGGGTACCGCGTCTACCGTCGGGTAGCTCAAATCCACTGGCCGGCTTTGCTAAAAAGATTCAAGAGTCAAACCTACAGAAACACGAGCGAGAATTCATCAACTTAGTGAAAGAAAAAGCTGAAAAGTAATTTTCGCCTCAGCATCAAGCAAAACACCTCGCATAGTGACGAGGTGTTTTGTATAATAGAAATATGGATGAGGTAGCGCAACTGGAGGTTTTGGCGGCAGAGATTATCGCTGGTGATGTTTGTCATGACTTGGCGCTACAGGCAACGCAGCTGGTGATGGGCGACGGTCGAGCTGACGCGGACATTGTATTTATCGGTGAAGCGCCGGGAAAAAATGAAGACCTTCAGGGTAAACCATTCGTTGGGGCAGCTGGTACATTTCTTGACGAGATGTTAGCCGCAGCCCAGTTACGTCGTCAAGATGTCTATATCACCAATATCGTTAAATATCGGCCGCCAAACAATCGTGACCCGCTGCCGGAGGAGAAGCGCGCTTTTTGGCCGTATTTGATGCGCCAACTGCAAATTATTCAGCCAAAGGTAGTCATCACATTGGGTCGGCATAGCGGCACGGCATTCATTCCTGACTTGGCGATTTCGCGTGATCATGGTAATCCGCGCTGGGCACAATTCAACGGTTTGAAGTTCTTGGTAATTCCGCTGTATCATCCGGCAGCAGCGCTGTATAACGGGGCATTGCGGCAGACGTTAATTGACGATTTTGTGCGGGCGGCGCAATTGGCCGCCCAGGCGAGCGCCTGAGCTATTTTTGACAAGAGCTGGCGCCCCGTGCTATAATGAACACAATTGTTAGGGGATAGATTTGTCGTACGTTGCCCCCGTGTCTATCACCTGTCATTCTAATTTTGCAAGGTATTTATTTTTATAAAAGGAGAACAATACGCATGGGCCAGAGACGACTTGCGACGCCGAAGGGCGATGATCAGTCAAAACGACCAGCTACAAAAAAAAGTAACACAGCGGTGATGAATAGCACTACTACTCGCAAGGGTGAGGTGTTTCGGGCGCAGCGGCGCACGAGTGAGAACGTTAATCTCAGGGCGTCGCAGCACGTGATCGATATTCCGGTCAACAAATCAGTTTACAACGGCTATGGCGGCGAACAATTTAGCGCTAAAATGCAGCCAAAACGGACTCGCGGCGGCAAATCGAAGCTGAGGATTATCCCAATCGGCGGTGTCGGCGAAATGGGTATCGGTAAAAACATGAACGCCATTGAGTATGACGATGAAATTATCGTTGTGGATATGGGCTTTTTATTTCCAGGGAGCGACTATCCAGGTATTAATTACATCACACCGGATATCACCTGGCTGGAGGAAAATAAACATAAAATCAAGGCGCATGTGTTCACCCACGGGCACCTTGATCACATCGGTTCCTTCCGGCACTTTATCCACCGGATTCCAGCACCGGTCTATGCGTCGAAATTTACCGTCGGCATGCTAGATAAGTCGATGGCTGACGCGGATACTGATTTCCAGCCGGACTTTCGGGTGATGGATCCATTGAGCCACGAAGTTGTTCAGGTGTCGAAGCACTTTTCGGTAGAATTGGTGCGGGTGAATCACTCAATTCCAGATTCAACGGCGGTGGTGATTCGGACGCCGTTGGGTGTGGTGATTGACTCTGGTGACTGGCGGTTTGAGGAAAGTCCGGTTGATGGTCAGAAGTTCGACCTCAAACGGATGACTGAAGTGGCGTCCAAAGAAGGCGTGTTGATGTTCATGAACGAATCGACCAACTGTGAATCGGCCGGTACGCACACTCACACTGAGTTTGATATTCAATACTCCATTGGTCAGGTGATGGATAAATTTAGTAATAGTCGAGTGATTTTAAGTTGTTTCTCATCACAGGTACACCGTTTGCAATTAATTTTGGAAGAAGCGCATAAGCATGGGCGTAAGGTGGCGTTTGCCGGATTTTCGATGATTCAGAACTTGGAAGTGGCGCTGCGTTCAGGCACCATTAAGATTCCGAAAAATACCGTCATGAAGATGGAGGATATCATCAAGCTACCAGACAGCCAGGTCACGGTGGTTTGTACTGGTTCGCAGGGTGAGTTTAATGCTGTGCTGAGCCGTATGGCGACTGGCGCGCATAAATACATGAAGATTAAAGGCTCTGACGTGGTGGTGTTTAGCTCTAATCCGATTCCGGGCAATGAGAAAAACGTGGTGCGAACAGTGGATGGCTTAATGCGCGAGGGTTCTGATGTGATTCAGAATGGTAAGACACACCTTACCGGGATTGGACCGCTGCACTTGTCGGGACATGGTTATTACGACGATCACATTAAGCTAATCAACGCCTTGAACCCAACGTACTATATGCCAATTCATGGCGAATTCCACATGTTGGTTCACAATGCCCGGCTGGCAGAGAAAGAGTGTGGTATTCCGAGGAAGAACATCTTTGTGTGTGACGCTGGTGATATTATTGAAATTGATATTGAGCGCCAAGCCAAGAAAGCTGGTCGAATTCAAGTTGGCGGCGTGATGTATGATGATACGGGTGCTATTGTATCCGAGGTGGTACTAAAAGACCGCATTCATATGTCTCAGGAAGGAATGTTCGTGGTGGTATTGACGGTGCAACGCGGCACAGGTCGGTTACTGACCAGCCCAGACATTATTTCCCGCGGTTTCATTTATCTGCGTGATTCCGAGGAATTGATGAACATGATTCGTCAGTATTTGAAACAGAAGGCAGCGCGCAGTTTTGCTGGTAAGTATGATCTTGATGTAGTGAAAAAAGAGATTAAGGATGAAGTTACGCATATTTTGTATGACCAGACGCGTCGGACACCGATTGTTATCCCGGTGATTAACGAAGTGGGTGGCTTGAAGACAGTAAAATCAGCCGCTACCTCGAGTACTTCTACCGCAAAAGCACCGGCGCGCAGTAAAAAGGTTGTGACTAACTCGGCGGCGGAGCCAAAAATGACTCTGCCAACTATGCCGCGCCGCCGCTTCCCGCGCCGCCAGGTGCCAGACACCGAGGCAAATGATACCAAGGCGCGAGAGGTCGGCCGAGTGCGCGCATACTAGCCAACACTTGCTATTTGTTGTAAAATATGCTACAATGTGAACGTCGGTAAAGTGATATAATAAAAACAGGTATGCCAAAAAAACGAAAATCTACCCGCAAGAAATCAGTTTCCACCGCTCCAAAACATGATGTGCCGAGCGGCTTTTGGGCGCAAGTCGGCGCGGTACTGCTCGTTGTGTTGTCGCTTCTTCTGATGGTGGCGTGGTTTGGTGTTGGTGGCCCGGTGCTGGAGTGGCTACATAAGGCGATTCTGAGCATGCTTGGTTACGCGATGTATGGGCTGCCGATTTTGCTGATATATATTGCTGTGGAGATTTTCCGGGCGGAGAATAATCGGTTGCCGCTGGCGATGAAATTAGCAGCCATCCTCGAGGTGGTGTGGTTGTCTGGTTTGTTTGGATTATTAAAGACACCAACCCGCCCAAATGCTGGTGGATTTATCGGTGATACGGCCAATCGGGCGATGAGCGCCATGGTCGACCCGGGCATCGCTGCTTTGATATATGTGGTCCTCATCATTATTACCGCGCTATTTATTACTCAGACGTCGCCGTTTATGGTGATCAAGAAAATCGCCGAGGCGCTCAAGCGCGACCACTCCGAGGAGGATAACAATGCGGCGGTGATGAAGAAGGCGGCTCGTGAAGATGCGGCCAGCGCCAAATCATCGAGCGACATCAAGTTGAATGCCGGCGTCCCAACCGTCGATCCGGTTACGCCAAAGGATAAAAAGGCATCGCCGTTGAGCAGTCTGCGTGGTAGTGTAGCGCGGGATAAGGCAGCTGAGGAGCAGGCAGCACTGGTGGCGGCACACGACCCGAATTGGCAGGCACCGAGCCTTGATCTATTGGAGAAGAAGCAAAGTCCAGCTGATGCTGGTGATATTCGGCAGAATGCGCAGATTATTCATGATACCTTGGCAGAATTTAACATTGATGTGGAGATGGAAGACGCAAATATTGGACCAAAGGTGACGCAGTATACCTTGCGGCCGCCGAGTGGTGTGAAATTGACACGCATCACGGCACTGGAGACGAATATTGCTTTGAATCTGGCGGCACAGAGCTTGCGGATTGAAGCGCCAATTCCTGGGCAAAAAGCCGTTGGTATTGAGGTGCCAAATCGCCGAGCGGCTGATGTGCGGCTGTATGGCGTGTTGGATTCTAAGCAGTGGAAGAATGCTCGCGAGCCGCTGAGCTTTGCAATTGGTAAGGACATCTCTGGTGAAGCAGTGGTCGGTGAGCTCAACAAAATGCCACATATGTTGATCGCTGGACAGACTGGTTCTGGTAAGTCGGTGATGATTAATACCCTACTGACCAGTTTGCTATATCGCAACAGCCCGAGCGATATGAAGTTGATTTTGGTTGACCCAAAGCAGGTGGAAATGGCGCCGTATGAAGACATTCCACATTTGCTGACCCCGGTGATTACTGAGCCAGAAAAGACTATTTCGGCCTTGAAATGGGCGGTCAATGAGATGGAGCGGCGCTATAAATTACTGGCGGCGGAGAAGATTCGTGATATTAAAGGGTATAATCAACGGCTAGCCACGCGAGCTAAAAAAATCCCGGTAGCGGACGCTGATGGCAACATTCAACAGCACGAAGATGGAGCGATGCCGTACATCGTTATTGTAATTGATGAGCTAGCCGATTTGATGATGGTGGCAGCACGCGACGTCGAGGCGCTGATTGTTCGCTTGGCGCAGAAAGCCCGAGCGGTGGGTATTCACTTGGTCCTGGCAACGCAGCGGCCAAGTGTTGACGTAATTACCGGATTGATCAAGGCGAACGTGCCAGCGCGTATCGGCTTTACCGTGGCGTCGCAGGTTGACTCGCGGACCATTCTTGACCAAATTGGTGCCGAGAAACTGCTTGGCCAGGGTGATATGCTGCTGTATACGCCGAGCATGAGTAAGCCAAAACGTATCCAGGGCGCGTGGGTGACCGATGACGAGGTCAATAAAATTACTGACCATTTGCGGATGCAGTCAGCACCGCAGTATAATGATGAGGTGGTGGCGCAGCCAGTACAACTAAATGGCAAGGGCGGCCTGGCAGTTGACTTTAGCGGCGGCGGTGAAGACGAAGCATTTATGGACGCGGTGCGAGTGGTGATTGAGGGTGGCAAGGCCTCTACCAGCTATTTGCAGCGGCGGCTACGGATTGGCTACGGCAAGGCAGCGCGACTGATTGAAGAGATGGAAGAGCGTGGCATCGTCGGCCCAGCGAACGGCTCAAAAGCTCGTGATGTTTTGGTCTCAAGTATAGACGAGCTGGGTAATAGCTAGCTTGACATAATTATTTTTATAGGTTATAATACGCTAAGTGAGAAATTGATTTGTATGTGGAAGGATGGCTACGTGGCGCGCATAAGTTGTAGAAATAATGGAGAATTATCTCCTAATAGTAGAGCCGACAAGTTAAGGAGGCCTCTTGTGGTGGGGGTTGCTGCGGTCACGTTAGCCGTATCAGGTATACTTGGGTATAGTCTTGGCCGGTCACACAATGTTCCGCCCGCACCATCAGTAGAAAATACCGATGGTGGAACATTCAAAGAGTCCAATGATAGTTCGAGAGCGGAAGAAATTACATTTACGCTACCAGACACCGAAGGCCGTCAAGAGGCAGAGGTCTTTTTAAAGAATCCTGATATGCTTCGACAGGCACGCGGTATTGCCGGACGAGTGCTTACTGCTGCGGGGAAGTTGGTTGATAGTAAGGCCGCTCGACTTACTCGCCAAGATTATCATGATGATCACAATAGGCTTAAACAGCAGTCAATAGCGATTACAGATGATAGGGGAAATGTGGTATCGGTTGATGTTACTCAAGGCGACAAAAGGCTTGGTGGAAGTGAGATCGCAGTAGAAGTTGCCACTGATATGATTGAGGTCGGCGCAAAGAGTAGACAGACGGACCGGATAACGTGGCGGTTGGATTTTTTGTCTCCAGAACCTGTGGCACATCAGCATATTGAATCTCCAGAAGCACTACTACCGGCCCTCGAAGGCGTGTTACTGACGAAAGTGGAATGGTCGCACAGACAGATCACTGATGGTTGGTCGGAGACTAAGGCAATTACGATCGTTTCACCAAAGTCTGTCTCGCCATCGAGACCAGATTATGAAAGCATAGCGGCGGTACCGGCTAAGGGAGAGATTAACGGTCGGGCCGTGAAGAGTGCTAAGGTATATGATGCGGCAAAAAGCCTATTTGATCGGCTCGCGACCGATGGTGATATATCCGATATCTTGCCTTCTCAGTAAACTAACGTGCCGCCAGATATTCACCGAGTAATGTTACTTTGTGACCAGTTGAGGTAATTTTATTGATGGCGTGATGCAATGACGGGCCGGCAGCGTCAACGGTCATGAAGAATTTGTAGTTCCATGGTTGGCCGATGATGGGTTGGGACTGGAGGCTGGTGAGGTTAATGGACTGATCGGCGAATGTGCGGAGTATTTCAAGGAGGCTGCCTGGTTGATGGGCAGTGGTCACCACAAGTGTTGCTCGATTGGCGTTAGTCACTGTGGCGGTTGGATCAAGGACGAGGAAACGAGTGATGTTGTCCTGGGCATCTTGGATGTGGTGTTTGAGAATTGGCATATTGTATAGTTGGGCAGCGGTTTCACCGGCGATGGCTGCCAGGTGTGGTGAACCCTGTTGCTTGATGAATTCGACAGCGCCAGCGGTATCAAAATATTCAATTTGTGCAGCTTGCGGTAGGCGTTCTTGGAGAAAACGCTGACATTGTGACAAGGCGACAGGATGTGAATAGACAGTAGTAATGTCCTCAAGTTGTGTGCCTGGATTGGTGATGAGGGTTTGTTGAATGGTAAGCGTCACTTCACCGACGACGGGAGCGCTACAAGATTCGATGTGACGGTAGGTTTCGTTGATGGTGCCGTAAATGGTATTTTCTACTGCCACAACAACGGCGTCGGCTTTATTGCGAGCATAGGCTTGAAAGATGTCGCCAAAGGTCATGCACGGAACAATGGTGATGTCAGATCCATACCATTGTTTTGCTGCTTGTTCGTGAAATGATCCAGCTTGTCCTTGAATGGCGATACGCATGAACTCTATTGTAGCATGGTCTGGCGGGGTGCATCACTGGACTTTTGCATTAGATTACCGTATAATACGGAGGAATAATAACCTAAGGTTATGTGCGATAACATAACCATCCGTAATGGATTCCAAAGGAGGAAACATGAACGAATACGAACTGACCGTTCTTATTCATCCAGATTTGGAAGCAAATTTGGACGCGGCGCTGGACAAGGTTCGAGCGTTGATCAAAGACAATGGTGGTGAAATCACCAAAGAAGACAACTGGGGCAAGAAAAAACTAGCCTATGCGATTCGCCGTGAAGACTTTGCGGTGTATGTTTACTTTGAGGTGAAGTTGCCAAGCAGTGCACCGCTCAAGATATCAAATGTTCTGAATATCACCGACGAGGTACTTCGTTATTTGTTGGTTAAGACCGACGAGAAGACACGCCAGGCGCTTGCTGAGCAGAAAGAGCGCGAAGCTAAGGTCGCTACCGAGGCGGCTGATAAAGAAGCCTAATATTCGACGCGATACATAATAAAAAAGGAGGGTCATCATGGCACGAAGTATCAACCAAGTTATTTTACTGGGACGGTTAACGCGCGATCCAGAGCAGCGGACAACGCCATCAGGTCGGACAGTTGTTAGCTTTAGTATCGCGGTTGATCGTGCCGGACAGGATGATCAAGCTGATTTCTTCGACGTTACCGCGTGGGAAAAATTGGGCGAACTGGTGATGCAGTACCTGTCAAAGGGCCGCCGCGTGTTGGTGCAGGGTCGGTTGCGACAGGACAGCTGGGATGATAAAGAAACCGGCAAGCGCCGCTCGCGTATTGAAGTGACGGCGACCGATGTAACATTCCTTGACGCCCCGAGCGGTGATAGCGCGAATACAACCGCATCACGTAATACTAATACCAAGCAGGCTGAGACCGTAGCGGATATTGATGATAAACCGATCGATCTTAGCGAGATACCGTTCTAAAGGAGAACAAAATGGCAAAACGATTAAAGAAAGATACCCCAACGGTTTTTGACTATAAGGATGTTAAAACATTAATGCGCTATGTTAACGCGTATGGCCAAATTGAGCCGATAGCAAAGACGGGTCTCAGTGTCAAGCAGCAGCGTAGCTTGGCAGTGGCGATCAAGCGTGCTCGGCACTTAGCATTGCTGCCGTTTGTATCGCAAGGGCAATAAAAGTATACATTGAGGGAACTCTCTAACCCCGAACGTATTTATAGATAAGAGAGAAAGTCGAGTGGTCTGTGCAGGGGTAAGGCACAGGCCACTGTTGCTTGTGGGCTGCTGTACAGCGCGTTTTTATTTTTGATGCAGGATAGTATTATGATGTTACTAAGACCACCGTGGGGTATTTGAGTAAAAAATATGTTCAGTCAGCGAGAAATACTCTACCGTCCGAAAGAATGTTAGAATTAGGTACGGTAGCTTAATAGTTATAGGAAAGGAAAAACAATATGTATCAGCCGACAGATCTTAAAAAGGGTACGGTTTGTCAGATTGACGGTAAGCCATATCGCGTCATTGAATATGGACAGAAGGTTATGGGGCGTGGAGGTTCTATTGTGAACGTTAAATTGAAAAACTTACTGGATGGAAGTGTCATCCCGAAGACTTTTAAGGGTCAAGACAAAATTGAGCCAGCTGAAGTGGCTAGCAAGACTGTTCAATATTTATATCATGACGGAGATATGTTCTGCTTCATGGATCCAGAAAATTTTGAACAATTTGAATTGTCTAATGACGTGGTAGATGAGGCGAAAGATTATTTGAAAGAGGGTTGTGAGCTGAATCTCCAGGTGTTTGATGGGCGAGTGATTAATGTTGAATTACCAAAAAATCTCTATCTCGAAGTTACATATACTGAAGATGTCGTAAAGGGCGATACAACCTCAAGCGTACTTAAGGATGCAACGCTTGAGACGGGCCTTATTATTAAGGTACCAGCATTCATTAAACAGGGCGATATTGTCAGTGTTGACACAGCGACGGGTGAATATCGAGAGCGCAAAAAATAAACAAAGGGGTCTTCTTGTCGGAAGCGTCGCCCAGGGTGTTCGGGCGATGCTTTTTGTTGTTGTTAATACATCAAATAACGATAAAGAGTGGAGCAAGAGTTTAGGTATTGATGCTAAAAATACAACGTAATATATGTATAGCTGGTAGGGTGTTTTTGGTGATACATACGACAATTGTTTTCATGAAAATTATGGGTCTATTTGCGATAATGGTGAGAGTATCCTTGGCCACTACAGAGGTAAATATAACTATTGATGTATAAATTACACTGGTGTGTAGTATACAACGTTGTATTTTAGTTAACGTAGAATTAACGATAGCGAAGATCGGCCTATAGGTAAAAGTAAGAATAACTATTGATGTATTTATAACAGCAGTTCTACTATCACAATAGGTCACTAGTGATTGAGAAAAATATGTATTCAGGCTACAATGAGAAGTGACATGAAGCAGCGATTAGATAAAATGATACTAGAACGCGGGTTGGTTGAATCGCGTTCAGAAGCAGAGAATTGGATAGGCTTAGGGCAAGTCATGGTCAATGGTAGGGTGGCGACGCGTCCCGGATGTTTCGTTAATGATACAGCAGACATTACGTTGCTGACTCGTGAGCGGTACGTTTCGCGTGCAGGCCTCAAACTAGCGAGTGTGGCGGATAGTTTTCGGTTGGACTTTCAGGGGAAAACAGTGCTGGACATAGGGTCGAGTACTGGTGGATTTACTGATTTTGCGCTGCGTCATGGCGCCCGACGCGTGTATGCTGTTGATGTGGGCACGAATCAGTTGCATCATCGACTGCGTGACGATCGGCGTATAATATTACACGAAAAGACAGACATTCGTGACTTTGAGCTTGATTGTCCACCAGACATTATCGTGGGAGACGTGTCATTTATTAGTCTGCGCGACATTCTACCACACGTTGCAAAACGGCTGATGGGCAGTACGACGGTGCTTGTAGCAATGGTAAAACCGCAGTTTGAGGCAGGGCGTCATTTGGTACAAAAGGGTGTTGTAAAAAATGCTGCTATACGACGAAAGATCCTGACCGATTTTGAGCAATGGGCAAAACAGTACTTTGTAGTTCTTGATAAAAAGGATAGCACCGTCGCTGGCAGTAAGGGTAATGTCGAGCGCTTCTATAAGCTACAACTAAAAAAATAACAGGGGTAATAGTTGTAGTAAAAATGGCATCGTTGTACTTAAGTCAACGTAGTATACTATACAATAATATTAGACATTGAACCGAAATTCGACAACATCATTAGGCTGCATGATGTAATTTTTACCCTCAATACGTATTTTACCCGCTTCACGGGCCCTAGCTTCTGAACCTGCGGCAACAAGGTCGTGGTAGCTAATGACTTGTGCGGCGATGAATCCGCGCTCAAAGTCTGAGTGGATGACGCCAGCAGCCTGTGGCGCCGTCCAGCCTTTATGTATTGTCCATGCTCTAACTTCCTTCTGACCTGCCGTGAGATAGCTTTGTAGACCAAGTATGTCGTACGCGGCATGGATAAGCTGCGACAATCCAGTTTCGGAAGCCCCGTAGCTATCGAGCAGTTCCAAGGCGTCATTATTTGACAATTCTCTGAGCTCTTCTTCAAGCTTGGCACAAATAAATAATACTCGAGCTGGCGCGACGAGTTTGGCAAGTTTTTCCTGTAGGACATGGTCGCCGAGCCCCGCCTCGTCAACATTAAATGTATAAATAATTGGCTTGGCGGTGAGTAAATGAAGATCATTAATTATCTCATATTTGATATTTTCTATGGATGCTATCGGTGTACCTGAATTAAGTGATGTCAGGAGTGTTTCAAGGTATGTAGCGACCTGTCGTGCCTCCGGCTTGGCTTTGGCTTCTTTTTGGAGACGAGGCAGACGATGTTCTATGGTTTGGATGTCAGCAAGGATAAGTTCGGTATTGATGATGTCAATGTCGGCTTGAGGGTTAATCGGGGTATTGTCGTGTCGTAATATATCTGAGTTTTCAAAGGCGCGAACGATGTGGATAATGGCGTCGCATTCGCGAATATTGTGCAGGAATTTATTGCCAAGCCCTTCTCCTTTTGAGGCGCCAGCTACCAATCCAGCAATGTCGACGAACGTTACGGTCGCGGGGATAATTTTTTGCGTATCATACAGTTTTGCGAGTACATCGAGCCGCTCATCGGGAACCGGTACGATGCCAGTATTCGGTTCAATGGTGGCAAACGGGTAATTAGCCGCTAGAATATTATTGTTAGTAAGTGCATTAAATATGGTCGACTTACCGACATTTGGCAGGCCGACGATTCCGATTGATAGACTCATATCGTGTATTATAACAAATTATACAAACTTGCCTCAGTATATAATATGTATTAGAATAAGCAGTATGAATAAGATTATTGTCTCGCGAATATTTATGATAGCGGGTATCGTGTTGAGTGTCGGGGCGATAGTCGCCGTTATCATGATGGTGATGGGGCGATTGCATGTTGGATTAAAAGAGCCGAGCCAAGATATCGCGCCAACCGCTAAGATGATATGTGGCGAGGATATGATAAAAGAATATCAATCAATTATCGCTGCACCGAATGGGTATGGTCCGACAGCGCTTGAGGGGCTAGTGAAGAAGATCTCAGAGCGTGGCGGCCCGGGTGACGATACGGTGTGTCACTATGTTGTGCTTCACGATGCATCACTACGGAATGATCGCCAGCGGATTGATCAGATTCATCAAGGGTTGATCAACTCAATGAAGATGCGCCAGGCGGTCGAGCCGTTTTATCGACTGGGTATTAATCAGGATACGGTAAAAGCACTGGTCGAGATCGGTAAGGCTGATGCGGGTGCGGGGAATAAGGATGGTACACCGGGTCAGGGCTAGGGTCGGACTGCGTCTCATTATTGGCTATATGCTGGCACTTGTGGTTGTCGCATCGACATTGGTGATTATTGGTGCGGATAAAGCAGAGGCGGTGGACTGTAGCGGTTTGAGCGGTCGACGACATTTGATGTGTATTAATGCGCGCAATGATGGTGAACGGTTTGCGGTGCAATATATCTGTAAGGGCGGCGGAACGCGGTGCGGTGCGATGTGGATGTCGTCGCCTGGGACGTCGTATACGAATGATGTTATTAACACTGCTAGCTGGAATGCGACGTCATTATCACTCGACTTGAGGGGGTCGGTGAATGGTAATGGCCAGTCGCAGGCGCGGGTGTGGGCGACAAATGTAACGGTTAGTCAGAATGGTCGGACATTAGTATCTGGCGGTACGCTTGATCGTGGGACGCATCCATCGGGCGCGTACCACTGGGTTGATGGCGGTAGCAGCATTCGAGTAAATGGGATTGATATATCTGGCGTAATTGCACCAGGAAGTTCCGGCCGTATCATTTTGCAGGTGCGGCGCTGTTTCTATAGTAGTCCAGGCGGTAGCGGTGTTTGTGCGACACAAGATGTTGAGGTGTGGATTAAGCGTGAGCAGGCGCCAAACCAATGGACTGTCGAAGGACAATCGCGAGTATCAATCAATGGTGGCAGCTTAGTGCAAAACG harbors:
- a CDS encoding TlyA family rRNA (cytidine-2'-O)-methyltransferase codes for the protein MKQRLDKMILERGLVESRSEAENWIGLGQVMVNGRVATRPGCFVNDTADITLLTRERYVSRAGLKLASVADSFRLDFQGKTVLDIGSSTGGFTDFALRHGARRVYAVDVGTNQLHHRLRDDRRIILHEKTDIRDFELDCPPDIIVGDVSFISLRDILPHVAKRLMGSTTVLVAMVKPQFEAGRHLVQKGVVKNAAIRRKILTDFEQWAKQYFVVLDKKDSTVAGSKGNVERFYKLQLKK
- the ychF gene encoding redox-regulated ATPase YchF codes for the protein MSLSIGIVGLPNVGKSTIFNALTNNNILAANYPFATIEPNTGIVPVPDERLDVLAKLYDTQKIIPATVTFVDIAGLVAGASKGEGLGNKFLHNIRECDAIIHIVRAFENSDILRHDNTPINPQADIDIINTELILADIQTIEHRLPRLQKEAKAKPEARQVATYLETLLTSLNSGTPIASIENIKYEIINDLHLLTAKPIIYTFNVDEAGLGDHVLQEKLAKLVAPARVLFICAKLEEELRELSNNDALELLDSYGASETGLSQLIHAAYDILGLQSYLTAGQKEVRAWTIHKGWTAPQAAGVIHSDFERGFIAAQVISYHDLVAAGSEARAREAGKIRIEGKNYIMQPNDVVEFRFNV